The DNA region AGCAGAGGATAGCTGCTTATCCTACCCCGGAGAGGGCCTCCTCAGCTATGTCAGCTCTCTACGCATACGCTAGGGCCAGGAGCCGCGTTATGAAGAGCGTGGCCGTGAGGTGATATAGTGACGTTCATCGTGAGGGATATCGCCGAGGGAGTCATCCTCTTCAGGATATTGAATAGAGTGACGGAGAAGTTTGAGAATTTCTGGCCAATTCCAAAGGGTACGTCTTACAATTTTTATATAGTGAGGGGGAAGGATCGAACAGCTCTTATAGATGGGGCTGATGCCAGATTCTCCGATGAGTTCTTCAGGGCCTTAGAGGAGAGGATCGAGGTAGAGGAGATAGATTACGTGATAACTCAGCACTCGGAACCCGATCACTCCGGTACTCTGGCTGAAGTCATGAGGAGGGCCAGTGGAGCTGAGTTACTGGGCACGAAGCAGGCTTTAGCTATAGGAGCCTCTCTCTCCAATTACCCTCTCGAGAGAGCTAGGGAGATAAGAGATAGTGAGAGGCTCGAGCTCGGTGGAAAGACCCTGAGGTTCGTAGTAGCCCCTATGATACACTGGCCCGACACCATGATGACCTTCCTGGAGGAGGATCGCATATTATTCACTTGCGACCTCTTCGGATCCCACGGAGCGAGCGAGAAGGTCTACTTCGATGAGGATGATTTCGAGCTCGCGGATTATTACGCCTCGATACTCATGCCCTTCTCAGCCATGGTAACTAACGCTCTCCAGAAGGTGAGAGCTCTCGAGCCGAGGGTCTTGGCCCCGAGCCACGGCGCCCTCCACAGGCATGTAGATCCCATACTGAGGACTTACGAGGATTGGGCATCTTGGAAGCCGAAAGGCAGGGCTTTGATCGTAGTAGGAAGCCAATATGGGAACTCAGAGACCTTAGCGAGGGAGGCCGCTGATGGATTAAGGGAGGAGGGGATCGAGGCAACTCTAGTCGATAGCTCTTACGCCCACCCCGACGATCTGTTAGCGCTCACGCTGGAGTCATCAGCTATACTCATAGTGTCCTCTACTCACAATGGGAGGCCCTTCCTAGGTGTGAGGTATTATCTAGATCTACTGGAGGAATATAAGCCAAAGAATAGGGTCTTTGGTGTCATAGGGACTTTCGGGTGGGGAGGAGGCGCTGGTAAGTATATAAAAGATTTCCTGGAATCCCTCAAGATCCCAGTAGTAGCTTATATGGAGGCCAAGGGGAAGCCCGGGGAGAGGGAGCTCAAGGAGGCAAGGGAAATAGGGAAGCTCCTCGCTATCGAGGCTAAGAAGCTCCTGAAGTGATCTACCTCTATTTCTATCCCTTTGAAATCTCTTGAAATGTCTTTTGAAGTTCCTTGAGTATGACGAAAGGATGCTTCTTTAATCTATCCCTCGGAACTCCCTTCTCCAAAGCTAGGAACGACTCTAACAGGGCTATCCCTTTAACTATCCCACGTAACCTTCCCGCGGGTCCGAAGATGAGGAAATCAGCACCCCTCATCCTCAAATAAGCTAGAGCTGATATCAGCATCGGATATGCATCATCCCCATACCTCTTCTTACTCAAGAACGATAGGGCATTGGCTGGGGCGCAGCCTACCTTGTATCCGTGCTCCTTGAGGAAGCTCAGGGATTCAGCAGCTATGTGAATGGAAGCCGGATCTAAGACCACTACATCTATCATGAAGTCATCTAAACAAGCTCCTTCAGCTTTAGGCAGGAGTTTCTCACGGATTATCTTGAGCTTGTTCTCTTTCTTCATGCTCTCCAGAGCATCCCTAGGATCGAAGGCCACTAGTACTGCTGACCTTATTCCGGATTCCCTTATCGCCTCAAGTTCCTCCCTCCCAGTGTCAGGGTAGATAGCATTAGCTACAGCTAGATCTTGAATCCCCAGTTCCTTTACCTTCCTGTAGGAGCGTATCCTCACCTCGGGGCTTATGCCATCGACGAATATAGGGACATTGAAGCTCGAGGCGAACTTGAGGTAAGGCTCAGCTGCTTCCGCCGAAGATATCATGACATCTAATGCATAGGGGATATTGAGAGATCTAGCAGCTTCTAGATCAGCTTCGACTAATCTCCTCTCCCCTCCCTCATCGAATATCCCCCTGCCGTGGTCCGAGACCCTCCTATCCCCCTTGTAGAAGATAGAAGCTACCATGAGGGCTGGCTCCATCGGATTCACCTCAGGATCTCCAGAGCCTTAGATATCCCCTTTGGAGAGCTTATGATCACACCTCTCACTTTAGTCCTGCTTATATCTCGGAGGAGAGCCTTATAATCTACATCCCTCACTTCATTCAGCCCCATCTCCCTGAGGACGCTGAGATCTAGATCCTCCAGCCCCGGCATTATCATAGTATAGATGGGGATGTCCCCTAGGAAGTCTATCAGCTCGGATAACTCCCCGACATCTTGTATGGGTTGAGTGACCACGAAATCCGCTCCTGCCTCTATCTTCGCCCTCAATGTATCGCTAGGCTTTGTGAATGTCGCTACACCCACTTCGATATCTATACCGTGCTCCTTTACCAGTTCTATAGCCCTCACTGGATTCAGGGATGTTGGCATCCCTATGGATGGTAGATCGCCCCTAACTATGACTACCCTCCTTATGCCGACTTCGGAGAGGGCCATTATCTCAGAGATGAAACCCAGCTCACTCCTATCCATTACCCTGTAGTTCGGGATGACCTCCAACCCTAAGCTTTTAGCTACCACTGAGAGTACGAGAGGGGATGGGAGAGGCCTCCCGAAGGGGCACTCTGGGAGGGAGATGAAATCAGCATGGCCTATTATACTCGAGAGGGATCTCAGAAACCTTGGGAGGCTAGAGGGGACTATCTCTATACCTATCTCCAATAGAGATCACCTCCCGGATAATGATCTCCTGGTAAATATTGGTAAGGATTTGAGATAATGTGAGAAAGTGCAGAGTATGTGCAAGAGCTCCCCCCGAGCGGCTCGATCATAGGACCCATTAGCCCTCAGCTTGAGTCCTAACATTAATAAACACTTCCTCCCATGATACTAGGTGTCGTGATTGGTTAAGAAGCAAAATCCCGGGGATGATGAGAGGGAGAGCAGGGATGTTACATTGATAGTAGCCGATATAATAAAGCAAGCTGACTTCGGCAGGGGAATAGTCAGATTGGATCCGGAGATAATGAAACAGTTGGACCTAACGAGCGGGGATTACTTGAGGATCTATGGATCTAGGGTCACCCACTGCAGGGTGATGCCCTCTGTCAGCATGGACGTGGGCACTAGGTACATAAGGATGGATAAGATAGTGAAGGGTAACGCTGGAGTTAGGACGGGAGATAAAGTGAGAGTGAGGCCCGTGGATATAGGGGAGGCATCTAAGGTAGTATTGGCTCCCCAGGACCATATGATAAGGGTCGCCCCCGATTTCCACACTTGGGTGAAGAGGAGGCTCCTGGACTTCGCCGTGACGAAGGGGGATGTTGTGCTCATACCCATATTCCAGAGGTTCATATCCCTCATAGTCGTCAGCCTGACCCCCGGGACTTACGGGAAGATAGGTCCAAATACGATAATAGAGGTCAGGGAGTCCCCGGTTGAGCTAGCGAGGGTAGTGCTCCCCACTATAACTTACGAGGACATAGGAGGCTTGAAGGATGCCATCCAAAGGATAAGGGAGATGGTAGAGCTTCCTCTTAGGCACCCTGAGTTATTCAGGCACTTGGGGATAGATCCACCTAAGGGAGTATTGCTCTACGGTCCTCCTGGGACTGGCAAGACTCTGCTAGCTAAAGCTGTGGCTAACGAGAGCAACGCCCACTTCATAAGTATCTCAGGCCCCGAGATAATGAGCAAATATTATGGTGAGAGCGAGAAGAGGCTGAGGGAGATATTCGAGGAAGCTGAGAAGAATGCTCCATCGATAATATTCATAGATGAGTTGGATTCCATAGCCCCGAATAGGAACGAAGTTACGGGTGAGGTTGAGAGGAGAGTAGTAGCTCAGTTATTGGCCCTGATGGATGGGTTGAAGGGCAGGGGCGAAGTCATAGTGATAGGAGCTACTAACAGGCCTGAGGCCATAGATCCTGCTCTGAGGAGGCCCGGTAGGTTCGATAGGGAGATAGAGATAGGAGTGCCCGATAGGGAGGGTAGGAAGGAGATACTGCTTATACACACTAGGAACATGCCCCTAGCTGATGACGTTGATCTCGATAGATTGGCCGATATAACTCACGGCTTCGTTGGAGCTGATCTAGCCGCTCTAGTTAGGGAGGCAGCCATGGCGGCTCTGAGGAGAGTACTTCCTAAGATAGATCTAGATGCTGAGAGCGTACCGCTAGAGGTACTTGAGGAGCTTAAGGTGACGATGAACGATTTCATGGAAGCCCTTAAGATAGTCCAACCATCTGCCCTCAGGGAGATCTCCATAGAGATACCGAACGTCACTTGGGAGGATGTCGGAGGGCTGGAGGATGTCAAGAGGGAGTTGAGAGAGGTCGTAGAGCTACCCCTCAAGAACCCCGATGCCTTCAAGAGGATGGGGATAGAGCCTCCTAGAGGGGTCCTCCTCTACGGACCCCCGGGATGCGGCAAGACGCTGATAGCTAAAGCAGTAGCTAACGAGAGCGAAGCTAACTTCATAAGTGTCAAAGGGCCCGAGCTCCTCAGTAAGTGGGTTGGGGAGAGCGAGAAGGCTGTTAGGATGATATTCAGGAAGGCCAGGCAGGTGACTCCAGCTATAGTCTTCATAGATGAGATAGACTCCCTATTCCCGAGGAGGGGAATCCATGCCGATTCTGGAGTTAGCGAGAGAGTAGTGAGTCAGATGCTGACTGAGATAGATGGGATACACCCGCTCAGGGATGTAGTGGTCATAGGAGCTACTAATAGACCGGATCTGATAGATCCGGCTTTATTGAGACCAGGAAGGTTGGAGAGGCTAGTATACGTCGGCCCTCCGGATTTCCAGTCCAGATACCAGATATTGAAAGTGTTAACGAGGAAAGTGCCCTTAGCTAAGGATGTAGATCTTAGGAGCATAGCTCTGATGACGGAGAGGTACAGCGGCGCCGATCTAGCTGCTTTAGTAAGGGAAGCTGCTATGGCAGCTCTGAGAGAGGATATAAATGCTGAGAGAGTGGAGTCGAGGCACTTCGAGATAGCATTGAGTAGAGTGAAGCCGAGTTTGACGGATGAGATATTGAAGTACTTCGAGGAGATAAAGAAGACCCTCAGAGCTGCGACTATACCGGAGGAGAGGAAGGAGGAGACTTACGTCTACTGAGCCCCTCGAACCCTCTCACAGATAAAATTTTTAAACTGATATTAGGAGCGGGCCCGGTGGTAGCTTGGAACTAGCGTAGCTTACGTATCTGATTTCAATTCCGTAGCTAGATCCGGGGTTCCCGAGAGGGTGAGGATCTTCGATACTACGCTTAGAGATGGGGAGCAGACACCTGGCGTCTCCTTAACTTGCAGTGAGAAGATTGAGATAGCTGAGGCTTTAAATGAACTAGGAGTCGATGTGATAGAGGCCGGATTTCCGATAACGTCTGAGGGCGAAGCTGAGTCAGTGAGGGAGATAGCTAAGTCTATAGCTGAGATAGAATCAGTGAGCAGGGCTGAGGTATGCGCCCTCGCTAGATGCAACTTCAAAGATATAGATATAGCTGTGGACTCCGGAGTAGATTCAGTTCACGTTTTCATAGCCACTTCCCCGCTTCACAGGGAGTACAAACTCAAGATGAGCAAGGATGGTGTTTTGAGGAAGGCTGTGGAAGCAGTAGAGTATGCTAAATCCAGAGGCGTCATTGTGGAATTCTCAGCTGAGGATGCGACGAGGACTGAGCTCGATTTCCTGATCCAAGTTTTCAAAGCCGTTGAAGAGGCTGGCGCGGATAGGGTGGATATCCCGGATACCGTGGGCGTGATGACTCCAGTAGCTATGAAGTACCTCGTCTCCAGAGTTGTCAGTGAGCTCAGAGTCCCGGTAAGTGTGCACTGCCACAATGACTTCGGTTTAGCTGTAGCTAATTCCTTAGCAGCAGTAGAGGCTGGAGCTCAACAAGCTCATGTGACTGTGAATGGACTGGGGGAGAGGGCTGGAAACGCCTCCCTGGAGCAGTTCGTAGCTTCCCTCCACTACCTCTACGGGGTCAAGACTAGGATCGATCTGACGAAGCTCAGGGAGGTATCTGAACTCGTTGAAAAACTGACCGGCATCCAGGTCCCGCCTAACTATCCGATCGTTGGGGATAATGCTTTCTCCCATGAGTCGGGGATCCACGTGCACGGGGTCCTGGAGCATCCGGGGACTTACGAGCCCCTGATGCCCGAGGCCGTGGGGATGAGGAGGAGGATAGTCCTGGGGAAGCACAGTGGGAGGCACGCTATAGAGGAAGCCGTCAGGAAGTTGGGATACGATGCTAGGGGTGAGGAGATAGAGGAGATAATGAGGAGGGTGAAGGGTTACGGGGATAGAGGCATAAAGGTCACGGAGAAGCTGTTCGGCAGGATAGTGGCTGAGGTCATGGGGGGAAGGGAGGGCGCCAGGAAGCTAGAAGTGGGGGAGTGGCTCGTCGTCACTGGTAGCGGGATCACTCCATCGGCTTGGATAAGGGCCAAAGTTGGAGGAAGGGACATAAGGAGCTGGGGTTGGGGAGTCGGTCCCGTCGATGCCCTATCCAATGCTCTGAGATCGATAGAGGGCATACCTAATTTCAGGCTCTCTAGGTTCAAGCTCAACGCTACTAGCAAGGGGACGGACGCCCCTGGAGAGGTTTACGTTAAGATAGAGAGCAATGGGATCACTGCTGAAGGATACGGGATAAGCGAGGATATAGTAAGAGCTAGCCTGGAGGCCCTGCTGGATTCCCTGAACAAGGTGATGAGCGATGAAAACAGCAGTGGAGAAGATACTGAGTAGGGCATCAGGTAGAGATGCTGAGGCCGGCGATATCGTTGAGGCCGAGATAGATGTTTACATGATTCACGATCCCATGGGGGCTCTAGTTGATGATGCTTTGAGGGATTTATGCGGGGAACCGAGGCATCCAGAGAGAGTGGTAGCTGTCCAAGATCACTTCGTCCCGGCTAAGGATATAGAGTCAGCTAACCTCAGCAAGAGGCTCAGGGAGTTCTGCTCGAAGTGGGGAGTTAAGTATCATTACGATGTGGGATGGGGCATATGCCACGCGGTCCTGCCCGAGGAGGGTCACGCAGCCCCCGGTGATGTCATCGTGGGCACGGATTCCCATATGCCCACTCTAGGGGCCTTAGGGGCTTTTTCGGTCGGAATAGGGGCTACTGAGATGGCAGCAGCATTGATCATGGGGAAGCTCTGGTTCAGGGTCCCCGAGACTATCTTAGTTAAGTTGGACGGCTCCCTCCCTGAGATGGTCTTCGCTAAGGACATCATATTGAAGCTCATCTCTATGATAGGAGTAGATGGAGCTAATTACAAAGCTCTGGAGTTCAATGGGAGCGTTTTGAAGGCTATGGAGATGGATGAGAGGTTCGTCCTCACGAACATGTCCGTCGAGGCCGGAGCTAAGACCGCGATAATACCTGTCGATGATGTGACGCTCTCCTACTTGAATGGGAGGTTGAGGAGGGCTCCCAGGCCTGAGTACTCCGACGATGGGAGTCACTCTGATGAGATCTCCATTGATGTAAGCTCACTGGAGCCGCTAGTTGCGATCCCGCATTCGCCTGCAAATGTCAAACCGGCTTCCGAGGTGGATGCTGAGATAGATCAGGCTTTCATAGGCTCCTGCACCGGAGGGAGGCTGAAGGATCTCGAGGTAGCGGCCAGGATCCTCAGGGGGAGGAGGGTCAAGGAGGGGGTTAGGCTCATCGTGATACCCGCGAGCAGAAGAATATACCTAGAGGCCCTGAGGAGAGGTATAATCGATATATTGATTGAGAGCGGAGCTACAATAGGACCTCCTAGCTGCGGTCCCTGTCTTGGGGCCCATCTCGGAGTTCTGGCTGAGGGGGAGGTAGCTATATCCACATCCAACAGGAACTTCAGGGGGAGGATGGGCCATCCGGAGTCGAGAGTGTATTTAGCCAGCGCAGCCACAGTAGCGGCTTCCGCCGTTGAGGGCAGGATAGTGGATCCGAGGGTGATAGTGTGATAAGGGGGAGAGCTATAAAGTACCCTGATAACGTCGATACTGACGTCATAATCCCGGCTAGATACTTGAAGCATGGCTCTGATCCCGAGATCCTGAGGGGTCATGCTATGGAAGATCTAGATCCTCTATTCCATCAGAAGGTCAGGGAGAGGAGGATAATAGTGGCTGGAAGGAACTTCGGTTGCGGATCGAGTAGGGAGCAAGCGGTACTAGCGCTCAAATATTCGGGGATTGAGCTCATCATCGCTCAGAGCTTCGCTAGGATATTCTTCAGGAACTCCATAAACTTGGGGCTTCCGGTCATGGAAGTTCCAGAGGCATCTATAATTGAGGATAACGAATATTTAGAGGCGGATCTTGAGAAAGGTCGCGTGTACCTGCCTGAGAGGGGGATAGAGCTCATCGGAACTAAGATCCCAGAATTCATGATGAGCATACTGAGAGCTGGAGGCATAGTCCCTTACCTCAGGGGGATGAGGGGATGCCGAGGATAGCGGTAATACCCGGGGATGGCGTTGGTCCTGAGATAATAGATGCGGTCATTCCGGTGCTGGAGACCCTCTCAGATCTGATGAACCTGCCACTCGACTTGAGGTTCTTCGAGGCCGGGGATGAGACGAAGAGGAAGAGGGGGGTCGCCCTACCCGAGGAGACGCTAAATGGCGTGATGAATTCGGATGCCACGCTCATGGTAGCTATAGGGGAGAGCGCTAGAGAAGTCATACTTCCTTTGAGGCAAAAATTAGATCTCTATGTTAACTTAAGGCCGGCAAAATCATATCCAGTCCCTAGGGCCATTCCGGGATTCGATCTAACTATAGTAAGGGAGAACACTGAGGATCTATATGTGATGTCCGGCTGGAGGGGGCAGGATACTGCTGTGGACTTGAGGATAATAACGAGGAGAGCTAGCGAGAGGATATGCAGGTTCGGTTACAGGTACGCTAGGGGGAAAGGGAAGTCAAGGGTTTACGTAGTTCATAAGGCTAATGTCTTGGGAGGATGCATGCTCTTCAGGGAGGTTTGCTCGAGAGTAGCTGAGGAAGAGGGTTTTGATTACAGAGAGATGTATGTGGATAGCGCTGCCATGAGGATAGCGATGGATAGGCCTTTCGATGTCATAATAACGACCAATATGTTCGGAGACATACTATCGGACCTAGCTGCCGCATTCATAGGGGGACTGGGCATGTACCCGAGCGCTAATATAGGGGAGAGTAGGGCTATATTCGAGCCCGTCCATGGGACAGCTCCTGAAATAGCTGGGAAGAACATAGCGAATCCAATGGCAACTATACTCTCCGTCGCTATGATGATGGGATGGCTGGGTCATGAGGGGGGATCTAAGCTCATAGAGGAAGCCGTTAGGAGGGCTTGCGAATTAGGTTACACGACTCCGGATGTGGGGGGCAGCATGAGGACTAAGGAAGTTGGCCTTAAGATCTCGGAGATCATGAGGGAGATCTGTGGATCGATTAATTTTTGAGCTCGTAACGCGGCCACCCTTCCTAAATATTTTTAATTGTTTCCGGGAGAAGAATAGCTAAATTATTTAAGGAGTGCGTCACGATCCCTTATGAGACTGTTGAGCTTCAAGCACAAGGGCTCGCTGGATTACGGAGTTATTATAGATGATGAAGTGATACCGTCGAGCGAGCTATCGATGAAAATTGGGAAGAAGCTGCCTCCGACCCTGGAGGAGCTCATAAGGCTTCCGGTAATAGATGAGGTGATAAGCCTCCCGGATAGGTCATTCGGGAGGACAATAAAGGTAGAGGAAGTTGAGATCCTGAGGCCGATATCGAATCCTCCGAAGATAATTTGCTTGGGGAGGAATTACGTCGAGCACGCTGCTGAGACCGGTAGCAGCCCTCCGGAGGAGCCGATAATATTCATGAAGCCCAGGACGGCGCTCAACGATCCCTTCTCCGATGTCATAGTGCCCGATGATTACACGAAGGAAGTCGATTACGAGGGGGAGATAGCATTCGTGATGAAGAGAGGCGGGAGGAGGCTTAGCGGCCGTGAGGCTAAGGCTTCGATACTCGGGTACATGGCTTTCGATGACGTCACAGCTAGGGACCTGCAGAGGAGAGATAAGCAATGGGTGAGAGGGAAGAGTATAGATGGATTCGCCCCAATAGGCCCTTGGATAGATGTAAGTGCGGATTTCGATGAGCTTGAGATACTCACTTTCGTCAACGGTGAGCTGAGGCAGAGAGCGAGCTCCGGGGAGATGATATTCAAGCCTTGGGAGATAATAGAGATATTGAGTAAGGGGATGACTATAGAGCCCTGCGACATAGTGGCTACGGGCACTCCATCTGGTGTAGGTGCCTTCTCGAACCCTCCGAGGCTCTTGAATCATAGCGATATCGTGGAAGTGGAGGTCAAAGGGGTCGGCAGGATCAGGAACAGGATAGTGTTTGAGAGCAAGCTATCTTAATCTATGCTGAGCCCCAAGATCCCTCTAGCCGCTATACCTATAATATATGAGAGAGCTGCCACGCCTAGGCTTATAGATAGCATCTCCAGGGCGGATCTAACTATGCTCCTCTCCCTTATGACCGCTAAGTATACTGAGAAGAATATCACCATTAATGAGGCGGAGGATAGCATCGATAGGAGGGCTGAGAATACATCTTCCATCAGGAGGAACGGTAGGACCAAGAATATCACGACGGCGATGTAAGTTATCCCCGTATAGAAAGCCCCCCTCAAAGGATTGCCCCTCAACTCCGACTTCCTCGATAGGTACTCTGAAGCAGACATTGAGAGGCTAGCTGCTATCCCCGTGATGAGGCCCGCGGCCGCTATGTACTTCGAGCTCTGAAGAGCGATTGAGAATCCCGCTAATGAACCTGTAAGCTCAACTAGAGCATCACTTAGCCCCAGTATCATCGATCCTATGTATTCCACCCTCTCCTCCTTTATCATACTGGCTAACTTCTCCTCGTGCTCTAGCTCGTCATCTATTATCCCCTTGAACTCCTGAGATATCCCTAGGAGTCCTTCATACCCTTCCTGAGCCCTCTCCTCGGATCTCTCCATCAGCTTAACTACGAAGGTGAGCCCCAAGATCCTCGATAAAGCGTAATAGAGGAAGATCTTCACTCTATCGGGTTTTATATCCCTCCCAGTGAATCTCCTTATGATCTCGTAGTGCCTCAGCTCATCTTCAGCTATCTTCCTGATCAACTCCCGATTCTCCCCACTCAGCCTCTCCGATATCTTCATATAAGTGTGGTAAGAGTTTATCTCATCCCTCTGGAAGTCCAGCAGATTCACAAGCTAGCTGAACCCAGGGAAAATAAAAAATTTGAATTGGAATTTCGGATCACTTCCTCGATATGATCGCGCCTAATGCACCTATTAAGGCACCGAGCCCCGCCAAAGCTGTCCCTATACCGGCAGGGAGCACGAAATTAACTAGCCACAAGTGTATCTGTTGAATCGGTATCTGCTGGCCCGGGTTGTGGACTGGATATACGTGCATCATCCAGCCAGCATAGTAGCCACCGTAGATCAGGGAGAAAGTCGCGAGGAATACCCCTATAGTGTATATAATGAATGAGATCGTGCCCACTATCGACTTCCTCTCCCCGTATAAAGAGGAGAAGTAGAGACTGCCCAATGGCCCCGCTATGAGGTACATGAGGTACCCATCGTGTACCACATACCAGCGCTTCCCCCAGATATTATCCTGGGGATCTCGAGGGGCTCATATGCTATTAGGAGCGTTAATAAGGCTGCTATAATTGCGTGAATTATCGAAGCATATCTGAACAACGTTCCCGGGGTCATAGGATCACCAATTCTCATTCCATAACTATAGTTATAAAGCGCGGTGATCGATTGTTTAGATCTTTTCATGTAGGTTCGGGAGATGCCATGGAAAAGCTTAAATGAGTCCTTCGCTCATCAACAGGATAATATCCACAAAGTCGCGTTGAGAGGATTAGGGGGTGCGGATGGGCACCGTGATGCCTAGAGCTCAGTTGGTCAGGAACGCGCTCACCGATATATTGGGAGCTACTCCAGCGGAGGTGTTGGGGAAGACCTGCTCCATCTTCATGAGGGTAGTTGAGTCCTCTCAGGAAGGGGACATCATGCTCTACCTCTTCGGATTGAGGCTGGGAGAGAAGTTGGGGAAGGAGTTAGGGGAAGTAGCTCAGGAAGATTCATGGAGCACGCTATCAGAGATCTTCACCTTTCTGGGATTGGCTGGAGGCATTGAGATCCTCGCTGAGAGGCCCAGAAGCGTGCTAATATGCGTAAAACCCCCCGGGGACCCAGAGAAGAGGGTCAGCTGCAGCTTGGCTAGGGGGATAGTACTGGGCTTCACCTCCATGATCTCCGGTGATCAGCTCTATGTCAAGGATCGGGGCCCCTGTCCGGGTGAGAGGGGATGCCTCCTGGAGTTGACCAAGACTTCGGAGGATGTCCTCATGAACCCGATCAGGAGGGCCATAGTGGAGTACCTTAGGGTCAATCAAGGGGCCCATATGAGGCAGATCTCGAGGGACCTAGGTATAAGCTTAGGATCCCTCAGATGGCATCTGGATGTGCTAGAGAGGAAGGGTATCGTGAGGGAGAAGAGGAAGGGGAATATGACGGAGTTCTACCTCTCCGATATATGATCACCAAGGATCATCATCCCATGGCACATCCTGGCTCTCGCATATGCGACCGCTGAAAACTATCTCCAAGACTTCACCAGAGGACCTCGTGAATACATCAACCTCCCCTGAGTCATCCTCCCTTATAGCGAGGACCACCACGCTGCAACCGTTCTCATCCTCGAGCGAGACGTAGAGCTCCTTATCCTTTATGATACTCAGCTCCGATTCATCCTCATCCAAATCGATCCTCTCCATCCTAGCGTACCACTTCCCCCACTCGAAAGATATCGCTTTCATCCCCAAGAACCTAGCGAGGGGCTCGAGGTTCTTCAAGATCACTCTCTTCATCCCCTCGATCCCGAGGGCTATCAACTCGTGAGGTTCCTCCTCAACGCTCTGAACGAACTTATCCCAGTTCAATCCTATCTGCTCTACCTTATCCATTTCCGCTCGCTCGCCCCTCTCTGTACTAGGTAATAAGTTTTTTGGTCCAA from Candidatus Korarchaeum sp. includes:
- a CDS encoding FprA family A-type flavoprotein; translated protein: MTFIVRDIAEGVILFRILNRVTEKFENFWPIPKGTSYNFYIVRGKDRTALIDGADARFSDEFFRALEERIEVEEIDYVITQHSEPDHSGTLAEVMRRASGAELLGTKQALAIGASLSNYPLERAREIRDSERLELGGKTLRFVVAPMIHWPDTMMTFLEEDRILFTCDLFGSHGASEKVYFDEDDFELADYYASILMPFSAMVTNALQKVRALEPRVLAPSHGALHRHVDPILRTYEDWASWKPKGRALIVVGSQYGNSETLAREAADGLREEGIEATLVDSSYAHPDDLLALTLESSAILIVSSTHNGRPFLGVRYYLDLLEEYKPKNRVFGVIGTFGWGGGAGKYIKDFLESLKIPVVAYMEAKGKPGERELKEAREIGKLLAIEAKKLLK
- a CDS encoding tetrahydromethanopterin S-methyltransferase subunit H encodes the protein MEPALMVASIFYKGDRRVSDHGRGIFDEGGERRLVEADLEAARSLNIPYALDVMISSAEAAEPYLKFASSFNVPIFVDGISPEVRIRSYRKVKELGIQDLAVANAIYPDTGREELEAIRESGIRSAVLVAFDPRDALESMKKENKLKIIREKLLPKAEGACLDDFMIDVVVLDPASIHIAAESLSFLKEHGYKVGCAPANALSFLSKKRYGDDAYPMLISALAYLRMRGADFLIFGPAGRLRGIVKGIALLESFLALEKGVPRDRLKKHPFVILKELQKTFQEISKG
- a CDS encoding methylenetetrahydrofolate reductase codes for the protein MEIGIEIVPSSLPRFLRSLSSIIGHADFISLPECPFGRPLPSPLVLSVVAKSLGLEVIPNYRVMDRSELGFISEIMALSEVGIRRVVIVRGDLPSIGMPTSLNPVRAIELVKEHGIDIEVGVATFTKPSDTLRAKIEAGADFVVTQPIQDVGELSELIDFLGDIPIYTMIMPGLEDLDLSVLREMGLNEVRDVDYKALLRDISRTKVRGVIISSPKGISKALEILR
- a CDS encoding CDC48 family AAA ATPase; this translates as MIVADIIKQADFGRGIVRLDPEIMKQLDLTSGDYLRIYGSRVTHCRVMPSVSMDVGTRYIRMDKIVKGNAGVRTGDKVRVRPVDIGEASKVVLAPQDHMIRVAPDFHTWVKRRLLDFAVTKGDVVLIPIFQRFISLIVVSLTPGTYGKIGPNTIIEVRESPVELARVVLPTITYEDIGGLKDAIQRIREMVELPLRHPELFRHLGIDPPKGVLLYGPPGTGKTLLAKAVANESNAHFISISGPEIMSKYYGESEKRLREIFEEAEKNAPSIIFIDELDSIAPNRNEVTGEVERRVVAQLLALMDGLKGRGEVIVIGATNRPEAIDPALRRPGRFDREIEIGVPDREGRKEILLIHTRNMPLADDVDLDRLADITHGFVGADLAALVREAAMAALRRVLPKIDLDAESVPLEVLEELKVTMNDFMEALKIVQPSALREISIEIPNVTWEDVGGLEDVKRELREVVELPLKNPDAFKRMGIEPPRGVLLYGPPGCGKTLIAKAVANESEANFISVKGPELLSKWVGESEKAVRMIFRKARQVTPAIVFIDEIDSLFPRRGIHADSGVSERVVSQMLTEIDGIHPLRDVVVIGATNRPDLIDPALLRPGRLERLVYVGPPDFQSRYQILKVLTRKVPLAKDVDLRSIALMTERYSGADLAALVREAAMAALREDINAERVESRHFEIALSRVKPSLTDEILKYFEEIKKTLRAATIPEERKEETYVY
- a CDS encoding 2-isopropylmalate synthase, which produces MRIFDTTLRDGEQTPGVSLTCSEKIEIAEALNELGVDVIEAGFPITSEGEAESVREIAKSIAEIESVSRAEVCALARCNFKDIDIAVDSGVDSVHVFIATSPLHREYKLKMSKDGVLRKAVEAVEYAKSRGVIVEFSAEDATRTELDFLIQVFKAVEEAGADRVDIPDTVGVMTPVAMKYLVSRVVSELRVPVSVHCHNDFGLAVANSLAAVEAGAQQAHVTVNGLGERAGNASLEQFVASLHYLYGVKTRIDLTKLREVSELVEKLTGIQVPPNYPIVGDNAFSHESGIHVHGVLEHPGTYEPLMPEAVGMRRRIVLGKHSGRHAIEEAVRKLGYDARGEEIEEIMRRVKGYGDRGIKVTEKLFGRIVAEVMGGREGARKLEVGEWLVVTGSGITPSAWIRAKVGGRDIRSWGWGVGPVDALSNALRSIEGIPNFRLSRFKLNATSKGTDAPGEVYVKIESNGITAEGYGISEDIVRASLEALLDSLNKVMSDENSSGEDTE
- a CDS encoding 3-isopropylmalate dehydratase large subunit, giving the protein MKTAVEKILSRASGRDAEAGDIVEAEIDVYMIHDPMGALVDDALRDLCGEPRHPERVVAVQDHFVPAKDIESANLSKRLREFCSKWGVKYHYDVGWGICHAVLPEEGHAAPGDVIVGTDSHMPTLGALGAFSVGIGATEMAAALIMGKLWFRVPETILVKLDGSLPEMVFAKDIILKLISMIGVDGANYKALEFNGSVLKAMEMDERFVLTNMSVEAGAKTAIIPVDDVTLSYLNGRLRRAPRPEYSDDGSHSDEISIDVSSLEPLVAIPHSPANVKPASEVDAEIDQAFIGSCTGGRLKDLEVAARILRGRRVKEGVRLIVIPASRRIYLEALRRGIIDILIESGATIGPPSCGPCLGAHLGVLAEGEVAISTSNRNFRGRMGHPESRVYLASAATVAASAVEGRIVDPRVIV